One region of Candidatus Poribacteria bacterium genomic DNA includes:
- a CDS encoding DNA methyltransferase, with the protein MSADDLKYKDESWDFREADTKEYTHCFHTYPAMMIPQIARKLLNQSGVEGGWLLHPYCGTGTSLVEASLFGMHSVGCDINPLVRLIATTKSTPICLSTLDKTLNRLHDHLFQVEFQSGEVLDVPIPDIINLAYWFSEDVIKSLANLRAWISKVEDEAVRNFILVAFSETVREVSYTRNGEFKLYRMSAKKLENFTPDVFGILRKKLSRNRGGLAAFLEERKKVEASVSGANTVQGELPMPRPIGGYDLVITSPPYGDSHTTVAYGQFSRLAAEWIGLPNARKIDKLAMGGQHTKEILRDSPVKEAIAEIVSVDEKRGWEVSAFYVDLGRSINSVAQVLSPTATICYVVGNRRVKGVMLPTDAFIVSAFRQHGFIHKETIVRNIPNKRMPKKNSPTNVAGKTSTTMHEENIVICQRTTQNHI; encoded by the coding sequence ATGAGTGCGGATGATCTGAAATACAAGGATGAATCTTGGGACTTTCGGGAGGCTGATACAAAAGAGTATACCCACTGTTTTCACACCTATCCTGCCATGATGATCCCGCAAATCGCACGGAAACTCCTTAATCAATCTGGAGTAGAAGGCGGATGGCTCCTCCATCCCTATTGTGGGACCGGTACCTCTCTGGTTGAGGCATCTCTGTTTGGTATGCATAGTGTTGGGTGTGACATTAATCCGCTCGTGCGTCTAATAGCAACCACTAAATCGACTCCTATTTGTCTATCCACTTTAGACAAGACCTTGAATAGATTGCATGATCATCTCTTTCAGGTTGAATTCCAATCGGGCGAAGTGCTTGATGTTCCAATCCCTGACATCATTAATCTGGCATACTGGTTTTCTGAAGATGTTATCAAATCCCTCGCTAATCTACGGGCTTGGATTAGCAAAGTAGAAGATGAAGCAGTGCGAAACTTTATTCTCGTTGCTTTTTCAGAGACCGTTCGAGAGGTTTCCTATACGCGAAACGGGGAATTTAAATTATACCGTATGTCAGCGAAGAAACTTGAGAATTTCACCCCAGATGTCTTTGGCATCCTTCGTAAGAAACTCAGCAGAAATCGGGGCGGTTTGGCAGCGTTTCTTGAAGAACGGAAGAAGGTTGAAGCATCAGTGTCCGGTGCAAATACGGTTCAAGGTGAACTCCCAATGCCTCGACCGATCGGTGGTTATGACTTAGTGATTACATCGCCTCCCTATGGAGACTCACACACTACCGTGGCGTATGGACAATTCTCGCGACTCGCAGCAGAGTGGATAGGTTTGCCGAATGCTCGTAAAATTGACAAACTCGCAATGGGCGGGCAGCATACAAAAGAAATATTAAGGGATTCACCGGTAAAAGAGGCTATTGCAGAAATTGTATCTGTTGATGAGAAGCGTGGGTGGGAGGTATCGGCATTTTACGTAGACCTTGGACGTAGCATTAATTCAGTAGCACAAGTTCTTTCACCGACTGCTACAATTTGTTATGTTGTCGGAAATCGACGAGTCAAAGGAGTTATGTTGCCGACAGACGCATTTATTGTCTCTGCTTTCCGTCAGCATGGATTTATCCATAAGGAAACAATCGTCAGGAATATACCAAACAAAAGGATGCCAAAGAAAAACAGTCCCACCAACGTTGCAGGCAAGACCTCTACAACAATGCACGAAGAAAACATCGTCATTTGTCAGAGGACAACGCAGAATCACATTTGA
- a CDS encoding aldo/keto reductase, with protein MEIVALGKTGLNVSRLSIGTGSNGWNGRSNQTDLGFEALRDLLLFSHEKGVTFWDSADQYGSHPHVKAALQEVPRESVTVTTKTTSRTRETVEADVKRFLKEIDSDYVDIVLLHCLTQVDWPQQYPDAMEALARCKEQGLIRAHGVSCHDYGAFQTSAMTEWVDVVLARINHAGVSMDASPADVIRTMEQMAFAGKGIYGMKVLGQGKLAENATSQREAIEFVMGLPCVHAMTIGMTSENEVEANVAVVNELSEKGM; from the coding sequence ATGGAAATTGTAGCACTTGGGAAAACAGGTTTAAATGTTTCACGGCTTTCGATCGGAACCGGATCGAACGGCTGGAATGGTCGTTCAAATCAGACAGATTTGGGATTTGAAGCTTTACGGGACTTACTCCTGTTCTCACACGAAAAAGGTGTAACGTTTTGGGATTCCGCAGACCAGTACGGGAGCCATCCGCATGTCAAAGCAGCACTTCAAGAGGTTCCACGTGAGAGTGTCACTGTCACTACAAAGACAACCTCCCGCACGCGAGAAACTGTGGAAGCAGATGTGAAGAGATTTCTCAAAGAGATAGATTCTGACTATGTAGACATCGTCCTACTCCACTGCCTCACACAAGTAGACTGGCCACAACAGTACCCAGATGCGATGGAAGCACTCGCTCGTTGCAAGGAGCAAGGATTGATTCGCGCACACGGTGTATCCTGCCACGATTACGGTGCCTTTCAAACATCAGCGATGACAGAATGGGTTGATGTTGTCTTGGCTCGGATTAATCACGCCGGCGTTAGCATGGACGCATCCCCCGCTGATGTTATCCGCACAATGGAGCAGATGGCATTCGCTGGAAAAGGCATCTATGGGATGAAAGTGCTCGGACAGGGAAAATTGGCAGAAAATGCGACCAGTCAACGCGAGGCAATCGAATTTGTGATGGGACTCCCGTGCGTACACGCAATGACTATCGGTATGACCTCGGAGAACGAAGTGGAAGCAAACGTCGCCGTCGTTAATGAACTCTCGGAGAAAGGCATGTAA
- the gatB gene encoding Asp-tRNA(Asn)/Glu-tRNA(Gln) amidotransferase subunit GatB: MEKYEIVIGLEIHAELCTESKLFCNCAYTFGASANDCTCPICLGMPGTLPVINRRAVEFAIRAGLAMECEITASSKFDRKNYFYPDLPKNYQISQYDIPLCQNGQVTFEFEGELRTVALRRIHLEEDAGKSIHAEVTGDPTRSFMDFNRAGVPLLEIVSEPELYSPAEAIAYCRAVKEILEYIEVSDCNMEEGSLRCEPNLSLRPKGSRELGTRTEIKNKNSFQELIEAMEYEVKRQARILDAGEEVVQETLLFDASTGKTVAMRGKEEADDYRYFPEPDLVHVQVSDEWVKEVQPSLPELPAARRERFISDYDISPENAEFLTSTRPLAEFFDEVARLSGEPTACANWIMGDLTRLLNTTEIEIQGAKVTPAHLNELIQLIGDATISGKIAKSVLDDAFETGKMPKQIVDEKGLAQITDTSEIESIVLQVVEENPGPAQDYRDGTKKAIGFLVGQVMRATRGKANPQLVNQILTRVLSTD, translated from the coding sequence ATGGAAAAATATGAGATAGTTATCGGTTTGGAAATCCACGCCGAATTATGCACAGAAAGCAAACTTTTCTGTAATTGCGCTTATACCTTCGGGGCATCGGCGAATGACTGTACGTGTCCAATCTGTTTAGGGATGCCGGGGACATTACCGGTCATCAATAGACGTGCTGTTGAGTTTGCGATTCGTGCTGGTTTGGCGATGGAATGTGAAATCACAGCTTCCAGTAAATTTGATCGGAAGAACTACTTCTATCCAGATTTGCCGAAGAACTACCAAATCTCACAATATGACATTCCGTTGTGTCAAAACGGACAGGTAACGTTTGAATTTGAAGGCGAACTCCGCACTGTCGCCCTCCGTAGAATTCACTTGGAGGAGGATGCGGGAAAATCCATTCACGCCGAAGTTACAGGTGATCCAACCCGTAGTTTCATGGATTTCAATCGTGCCGGTGTGCCACTTCTTGAAATTGTGAGCGAACCGGAATTGTATTCTCCCGCGGAAGCCATCGCTTATTGTCGTGCAGTTAAGGAAATTTTAGAGTATATTGAAGTTAGCGACTGCAACATGGAAGAGGGGAGCCTGCGATGTGAGCCAAACCTCTCTCTACGTCCCAAAGGTAGTAGAGAATTAGGAACACGCACTGAAATTAAGAACAAGAACTCGTTCCAAGAATTAATCGAAGCAATGGAATACGAGGTGAAACGGCAGGCTCGAATTTTAGACGCTGGTGAGGAAGTTGTCCAAGAGACACTCCTGTTTGATGCCAGCACGGGCAAGACTGTCGCCATGAGGGGTAAAGAGGAAGCTGACGACTATCGCTATTTCCCTGAACCCGATCTCGTTCATGTCCAGGTAAGTGATGAGTGGGTTAAGGAAGTCCAACCGTCCCTTCCCGAACTCCCTGCTGCCCGCCGAGAACGGTTCATTTCGGACTACGACATCTCGCCCGAAAACGCAGAATTCCTGACAAGCACCCGACCGCTTGCTGAATTCTTCGACGAAGTCGCCCGACTCAGCGGGGAACCCACTGCTTGTGCAAACTGGATCATGGGAGACCTAACGCGGCTTCTAAACACAACCGAAATTGAGATCCAAGGTGCGAAGGTCACACCAGCACACCTCAATGAACTCATCCAGTTAATCGGAGATGCAACCATCAGCGGTAAAATCGCCAAATCTGTGCTTGACGATGCCTTTGAAACGGGCAAAATGCCGAAACAGATTGTCGATGAAAAGGGATTAGCGCAGATTACGGACACTTCAGAGATAGAATCTATCGTCTTACAGGTGGTGGAGGAAAACCCCGGTCCCGCTCAAGATTATCGTGATGGCACGAAGAAAGCGATCGGGTTTCTCGTAGGGCAAGTGATGCGTGCCACTCGCGGCAAGGCAAATCCGCAACTCGTAAATCAGATTTTGACGCGGGTTTTGTCGACAGATTGA